cctcttcctgctcCAACTCCTCTCACCCCATCTTCTCAGCCTCTTCCTTCTCTGGGCTTGACCTGCTTTTCAATCTAAAAATCCTCTTCATTCCTCTCTACTCCGCTGTGGTCCTGATTGCGTGCTCCGgcaacctcctcctgctgtttcTCATCTGGAACAACAAGAAGAGGCACAACACTACTAATTTTCTCATCAGCAACCTGGCGCTGGTCGACCTGTTAATGTGCATCTTCTGTGTCCCTCTGACAGCGTCCTATGCTTTTGACAGGCGCGGATGGGTATTTGGATCCTacatgtgtcattttgtcactgTCATGCAGTCTGCAGCTGTCTACGCAGCTGTCCTGTCCCTCATGGCCATCGCAGTGGATCGCTACGTCGTCGTGGCTTATCCCATCCGAAAGAGAGCAGGTTGCCAGTTCTGCTGGGGTCTGGTGCTCCTGATCTGGCTGGCCTCTCTGGCTTTGTCCACACCTACAGCATTGCACACTGTGTATCTGGACCTGAGGGCTACGGGCCTGCAGATGGCCGTTTGTGAAGAGTTCTGGGACGGCCAGGAGCGAGGTCGCCTTATCTATTCCTgtttcatcctcttcttctcctACTTTGTCCCACTGGCTGCCGTCTCCATTTCCTACTGTGCTATATCCCATCAACTGAAGAAGAGAACCAAGTCGGGTTTGACGGCGTGTCCTGAGCTGAGATCTGCTCAAGCCACCTGGAGCAGACGGAGGAAGAAGACCTTCTGCCTGCTGCTGgtgtctgttgtctgttttgCCTTCTCCTGGCTTCCCTTACAGGTGCAGACCAATGAAACAAGAGATTGAAAATTTGATATGAGATGGTTCAGCATTGAAGGACTTACTCTAATTTAGTAGAAAAGGCGATAAACATGATTTGTATGTCTGTGGGCAGCATTACTAGTGCCTgacttagcataaagactaaaAACAGGGGGAGACAGCTATGGTAACAAAATCTCACAATAAGGGCATTCATTCTGATTTATTCTGTAGAAAAACTGACAAGCTGGGTAGGAACATTTATATCCAGGTCTTGAGTAACCTGCAGAAATTGTCAACCTGGCAAAAAAGGACTCATTTTTAGAGTCAGGCTGCCCATTTCACTCTGTTCCCGGTCTGTATGCTAAGCTTATATAAGCATCCTCTTCATTCTTAGAGTAAAGGcataaaaatggttaaaaaaaaaataaatcctccaATTCCCAACCAAATTTATACAAAAAAGTCTtacttttgctttatttgaacAGATTGCTAAAAAAGTACTAACTATTCCTTGAATCAAAGCTTTGAATAACAACTTTTGCTTCGCAGGTGGTGAACCTAATCCGTGACCTGGACACAGACTTCTCCATCATAGGGAAGAATTACATAAATGTCATCCAGGTATCCAGCCACCTGTTTGCCATGAGCTCTGCCTGCTACAACCCCTTTATCTACGCCTCACTGCATGACAAATTCCTGTCCTACCTGTGCCACACCATCCTGTCCCAGAGCAGAGGACAAGGAAAGGACGGCGGTCAAGGGTCAAGCGTCCTCACGCTGTCTCACAGGATGCCGCGTCTTCAAACCTCCACCGTTGTGGCAGATTTACCGGGAGCTGTGATACAGAGGGATAGTTTTCCTTAAGAAAACTACACCTAAGTTAATTACTGTGCTGAAAAGGCGCAACAATTTTATCCAGCTGTGTTTTCTTTAGCTCAGTTGGGTGAAAATCGCTGTATGTAAAGGCTGAAATCAGATATGATACAGGGTGTCATCCTCACTT
This is a stretch of genomic DNA from Acanthochromis polyacanthus isolate Apoly-LR-REF ecotype Palm Island chromosome 1, KAUST_Apoly_ChrSc, whole genome shotgun sequence. It encodes these proteins:
- the prlh2r gene encoding prolactin releasing hormone 2 receptor isoform X2 yields the protein MALRAMDWENSVNQSRVSSSTPALSASQSSSESSFFSSSCSNSSHPIFSASSFSGLDLLFNLKILFIPLYSAVVLIACSGNLLLLFLIWNNKKRHNTTNFLISNLALVDLLMCIFCVPLTASYAFDRRGWVFGSYMCHFVTVMQSAAVYAAVLSLMAIAVDRYVVVAYPIRKRAGCQFCWGLVLLIWLASLALSTPTALHTVYLDLRATGLQMAVCEEFWDGQERGRLIYSCFILFFSYFVPLAAVSISYCAISHQLKKRTKSGLTACPELRSAQATWSRRRKKTFCLLLVSVVCFAFSWLPLQVVNLIRDLDTDFSIIGKNYINVIQVSSHLFAMSSACYNPFIYASLHDKFLSYLCHTILSQSRGQGKDGGQGSSVLTLSHRMPRLQTSTVVADLPGAVIQRDSFP
- the prlh2r gene encoding prolactin releasing hormone 2 receptor isoform X1 — protein: MHNKFFFFNGLIINSLLFILASAAMDWENSVNQSRVSSSTPALSASQSSSESSFFSSSCSNSSHPIFSASSFSGLDLLFNLKILFIPLYSAVVLIACSGNLLLLFLIWNNKKRHNTTNFLISNLALVDLLMCIFCVPLTASYAFDRRGWVFGSYMCHFVTVMQSAAVYAAVLSLMAIAVDRYVVVAYPIRKRAGCQFCWGLVLLIWLASLALSTPTALHTVYLDLRATGLQMAVCEEFWDGQERGRLIYSCFILFFSYFVPLAAVSISYCAISHQLKKRTKSGLTACPELRSAQATWSRRRKKTFCLLLVSVVCFAFSWLPLQVVNLIRDLDTDFSIIGKNYINVIQVSSHLFAMSSACYNPFIYASLHDKFLSYLCHTILSQSRGQGKDGGQGSSVLTLSHRMPRLQTSTVVADLPGAVIQRDSFP